A genomic segment from Lentisphaera araneosa HTCC2155 encodes:
- a CDS encoding glycoside hydrolase family 99-like domain-containing protein: MRYFLLFLILNLSLMAKEIEFSSDQPWLDKDGSIINVPLRRIDVSKKQAGKIADKAKSDWTVAAWNFPAWNPGGKHWPELANGKPLRLPLLYDSQDPEVRYNGISYYRLSDPRVMDWQIKWMRDAGINLVMFDWYPSESKVKFDNSPRHRHINDSIEVGFLRKDQTGGAPVKTNPYAKKIDFVCMWTNHGHAWIPEGTMEYACENFLNQPNYYKVDGKPLIIIHAPALLREEHGGEGDSDVKMENLKKWIKKQRAIALTYGHEIFLSLGDILPQYSKGFRDIGFDGSFNYVTHARPDLEKRYPIVYKQKIKVKGKEQIRTRRGEVWEADYKTQLMPSMIDHWNKMYKVWGDGFVPTVTTREDFRHWGPQGHMLYYHGGTPKLYGESLKLARESVEKNNGRKFITVGIWNEFYEDAYLEPDVKYGYEYLKQIEKNFPETSAK; encoded by the coding sequence GTGCGTTATTTTTTATTGTTTCTTATCTTAAATCTATCTCTCATGGCTAAGGAAATTGAGTTTTCTTCGGATCAACCCTGGCTCGATAAAGATGGATCAATAATCAATGTACCCCTTAGAAGAATCGATGTATCAAAAAAGCAGGCAGGTAAGATTGCAGACAAGGCAAAGTCAGATTGGACTGTAGCGGCATGGAATTTTCCAGCGTGGAACCCAGGTGGTAAGCACTGGCCTGAGTTAGCCAATGGTAAACCTTTGCGTTTGCCTCTACTCTATGATTCACAAGATCCGGAAGTTCGCTATAATGGCATAAGTTATTACCGTTTGTCTGATCCGCGAGTTATGGATTGGCAAATTAAATGGATGCGCGATGCGGGAATTAACTTAGTCATGTTTGATTGGTACCCCTCTGAATCTAAAGTAAAATTTGATAACTCACCTCGTCATCGTCACATTAACGATTCAATTGAAGTAGGCTTTCTACGTAAAGATCAAACAGGTGGTGCGCCGGTAAAAACGAATCCCTATGCTAAAAAAATTGACTTTGTGTGTATGTGGACAAATCATGGTCATGCATGGATTCCGGAAGGTACTATGGAGTATGCCTGTGAGAACTTTCTCAATCAGCCCAATTATTATAAGGTGGATGGTAAGCCCTTGATTATCATTCATGCACCAGCTCTCTTAAGAGAGGAACATGGAGGAGAAGGCGACTCAGACGTGAAGATGGAGAACTTAAAGAAATGGATAAAAAAGCAAAGAGCCATTGCGCTTACTTATGGTCATGAAATCTTTTTGAGCTTAGGAGATATTTTACCTCAGTACTCAAAGGGCTTTAGAGATATTGGTTTTGATGGTTCTTTTAATTATGTAACTCATGCTCGACCAGATTTGGAGAAGCGTTACCCCATAGTTTATAAACAAAAAATTAAAGTAAAGGGTAAAGAACAAATAAGAACAAGGCGCGGTGAAGTTTGGGAAGCGGATTATAAAACTCAGCTCATGCCCTCAATGATTGACCATTGGAACAAGATGTACAAAGTCTGGGGAGACGGTTTTGTACCAACGGTGACGACCCGGGAAGACTTTAGACATTGGGGCCCCCAAGGTCATATGCTTTACTATCACGGTGGTACACCAAAGCTTTATGGTGAATCTTTAAAATTGGCACGCGAGAGTGTAGAAAAAAATAACGGTCGTAAATTTATTACTGTGGGAATATGGAATGAATTCTACGAAGATGCTTATTTAGAACCCGATGTGAAGTATGGTTATGAGTACCTCAAGCAAATTGAGAAAAATTTTCCCGAAACGAGTGCAAAATAA
- a CDS encoding MFS transporter translates to MSTHEIKRLKTSKLALYGSAGLADTFLSFGVTTLVMPIYNIGLGVDAVLLGWALAVPRVIDAITDPLMGTISDNTRSRFGRRRQYIFAGALLCALLFPFIWMAPAGSENTILTYFVIAMCLHSIFYTIFNVPYTALGYELSSDYDERTRIFAWRFYFATAAGVTTQWLYKLVLMSGETEAEGIKVVSYVIAAIVLLVGIIPAIFSREENVVVEQKKTNLIKSLGYLIKNKAFLTLMSSYLIIVTTLFSCGALTLYINIYYIFNGDKDTAATLSGVAGTAMIAAAFIGMLVIKKVSEKTGKKRAMIIALVTALFGTGVSWFTLTPAMPYLQLVSGVILGMGVQSCWLLISSLIGDVIDDDELRSGLRQEGIYSSASGFVCKLALALTAVFSGYVLQLSGFDASAETTSPEVGYRMKVIFVSLQAIGLLTALGLMFMFPITRQKAEETRRILDQRKKDSQEVNDQVNEGTVNEA, encoded by the coding sequence ATGTCGACACATGAAATCAAACGTTTAAAAACCAGTAAATTAGCACTCTATGGTTCTGCTGGTTTGGCGGATACCTTTTTGAGTTTTGGGGTGACCACTTTAGTTATGCCGATTTACAATATTGGCTTGGGAGTTGATGCGGTCTTGTTAGGTTGGGCTCTGGCAGTGCCAAGAGTTATTGACGCGATAACCGATCCCTTAATGGGGACTATATCTGATAATACTCGTAGTCGTTTTGGTCGTCGTCGTCAGTATATTTTTGCTGGAGCGCTACTTTGTGCCTTGTTATTTCCCTTTATCTGGATGGCACCAGCGGGCTCGGAAAATACTATTCTTACTTATTTTGTCATTGCCATGTGTTTACATTCAATATTTTATACAATCTTTAATGTTCCCTATACAGCCTTGGGCTATGAATTAAGCTCGGATTACGATGAGCGGACTCGAATATTTGCCTGGCGCTTCTATTTTGCGACTGCCGCAGGAGTGACCACCCAATGGCTTTATAAACTCGTCCTTATGAGTGGTGAAACAGAAGCAGAAGGGATCAAAGTAGTGAGTTATGTCATTGCCGCTATTGTTCTCTTAGTGGGGATTATTCCGGCAATTTTTTCTCGTGAAGAAAATGTGGTCGTAGAGCAAAAGAAGACTAACTTAATTAAATCTCTTGGCTATTTGATTAAGAACAAGGCCTTTCTCACTCTCATGAGTTCATATCTTATTATTGTGACGACACTCTTTTCTTGCGGTGCACTCACCCTCTATATCAATATTTATTATATTTTTAATGGCGATAAAGATACAGCTGCAACCCTTTCCGGTGTGGCAGGGACAGCAATGATTGCCGCGGCATTTATAGGCATGTTAGTGATTAAGAAAGTATCTGAAAAAACAGGCAAGAAGAGGGCGATGATTATCGCCCTAGTTACGGCACTCTTTGGAACGGGGGTTTCTTGGTTTACACTAACCCCAGCTATGCCTTACCTACAATTAGTTTCGGGCGTAATTCTGGGCATGGGTGTACAGAGTTGTTGGTTGCTGATTAGTTCCTTGATTGGCGATGTGATTGATGACGACGAGCTTCGTAGTGGCTTAAGGCAGGAGGGGATTTACAGTTCGGCATCGGGCTTTGTCTGTAAGTTAGCCTTAGCCTTGACGGCAGTATTCTCGGGTTATGTTTTACAGTTATCTGGCTTCGATGCTAGTGCCGAGACAACTTCTCCAGAAGTGGGCTATAGAATGAAAGTGATTTTTGTTTCACTTCAGGCTATAGGTTTATTGACGGCACTTGGACTTATGTTTATGTTCCCTATAACGAGACAAAAAGCAGAAGAAACGCGTAGAATTCTTGATCAGCGCAAAAAAGACAGTCAAGAAGTGAACGACCAAGTGAATGAAGGAACTGTAAATGAAGCTTAA
- a CDS encoding TIM barrel protein gives MNLDRNQITDCNKQLMNFHQQELDIVSAKLDQQGINSEEVIADIIKLQVATPSWALGTGATRFGRFPGGGEPATLEEKISDVGILKQLSGQTSSISLHIPWDIPDNAEEVKELAASYGLTFDSMNSNTFMNDPRGANTPNGLSYKYGSMCNTQEAVREQAIQHNIDVIEYGKRLGSDSLTVWLADGSNYPGQANFRKQFENVQDSLQQIYKQMPEDWFMFTEHKPFEPNFYSTVNNDWGSNLLLAKGTGERCLCLVDLGHHLPNTNIEQVVSRVIMEKRLAGFHFNDSKYSDDDLTVGSLKPYQLFLIFNELVEYMKGDEKQDNELAWMIDASHNTKDPMEDLLQSFDAIALAYAQALIIPRTQLNELQFNNDVAGGQELIQNAYRTDVRPLIREARMRQGGAFDPLAAYRALEVRKQLIDARGTRVAVTGL, from the coding sequence ATGAACTTAGATCGCAACCAAATAACTGACTGCAATAAGCAGCTCATGAACTTTCATCAACAAGAACTCGATATTGTTAGCGCTAAGCTTGATCAACAAGGCATTAATTCCGAAGAGGTCATCGCTGACATCATTAAACTACAAGTTGCCACTCCCTCTTGGGCCCTAGGTACTGGTGCTACTCGTTTCGGTCGCTTCCCTGGTGGCGGCGAGCCCGCTACGCTCGAAGAAAAGATTTCTGATGTGGGGATTCTCAAACAGCTATCTGGCCAAACATCTTCTATCTCACTTCACATTCCTTGGGATATTCCTGACAATGCCGAAGAAGTAAAAGAGTTGGCAGCGAGCTATGGTCTGACATTTGATAGCATGAACTCAAATACATTTATGAATGACCCGCGCGGCGCTAACACACCCAATGGCCTCTCTTATAAATATGGTTCCATGTGCAATACTCAAGAAGCTGTTCGCGAACAAGCTATCCAACACAATATCGACGTGATTGAATACGGTAAGCGCCTTGGTTCTGATTCTCTTACTGTATGGTTAGCCGATGGTTCTAACTACCCTGGCCAAGCCAACTTCCGCAAACAATTCGAAAATGTTCAAGATTCTTTACAACAAATTTATAAACAAATGCCTGAAGACTGGTTCATGTTTACCGAACACAAGCCCTTCGAACCAAACTTTTATTCTACAGTTAATAATGACTGGGGCTCTAACCTGCTTCTCGCTAAGGGAACGGGTGAGCGCTGTTTGTGTTTAGTGGACTTAGGTCACCACCTACCCAACACTAATATCGAGCAAGTTGTATCACGCGTCATTATGGAAAAACGCCTTGCTGGCTTCCATTTCAATGATTCAAAATACAGTGATGATGATTTAACTGTTGGTTCACTCAAACCTTATCAACTCTTCCTCATCTTCAACGAACTCGTGGAATACATGAAGGGCGATGAAAAACAAGATAATGAGCTCGCTTGGATGATCGATGCGTCGCACAATACAAAGGACCCCATGGAAGATCTCCTCCAGTCTTTCGACGCCATCGCCCTCGCCTATGCTCAAGCCCTCATCATTCCTAGAACTCAGCTCAATGAGCTCCAATTCAATAATGACGTCGCAGGTGGCCAAGAGCTTATTCAAAACGCCTACCGCACTGATGTACGCCCTCTCATTCGCGAGGCTCGCATGAGACAAGGTGGAGCTTTTGATCCCCTCGCTGCTTACCGCGC
- a CDS encoding rhamnulokinase, whose translation MKLGLMMNSVVIAVDLGAESGRVIAAELNEQVKLVEMGRFLNKPRFKDGHLRWDMDALWAGIIEGLSTAAKQYGDRIVSIACDTWAVDYALLDADDNVIEEAVCYRDSRTEGIVEEVEAKFGANVIWERTGIRNLPFNTIFQLLALQKSDPEKLNKADWMLTIPDYLAWKLSGVKSNEWTNASSTGIAKPDGSAWDLDLITKLGLGGLAIFDKPLTKSGTDLACVSSETSQLTGLSPSVKVLTCAAHDTGSAVVLTPPGEGQFFISSGTWSLMGMISGKALMSQAAKDALLSNELAWDGRSRPLKNIMGLWVLQNCRRTWNEEGGAAWTYPELVEFARSAKDVNLVLDVDDEIFFEQHSKENPYADRVIKWFADRGVELTDDEGSISRAVMRGLAHAYGKTLKELEQVSGQKAQQLTILGGGGRNQLLVEMTQELCDCPVRMGAFEATSLGNAAIQAYALGLISREAIAKL comes from the coding sequence ATGAAACTAGGACTCATGATGAATTCAGTTGTAATAGCGGTTGATTTAGGAGCTGAGAGTGGGCGCGTGATAGCGGCTGAACTCAATGAACAAGTTAAACTTGTGGAAATGGGACGCTTTCTCAATAAACCACGTTTTAAAGATGGACATTTACGTTGGGATATGGATGCCTTGTGGGCTGGGATCATTGAAGGGCTCAGTACTGCGGCCAAACAATACGGTGATCGCATTGTGAGTATAGCTTGCGACACTTGGGCGGTGGACTATGCCTTATTGGATGCGGATGACAATGTCATTGAAGAAGCTGTTTGTTACCGTGATTCCCGTACTGAAGGAATCGTTGAAGAAGTGGAGGCCAAGTTTGGTGCTAATGTGATCTGGGAGCGCACGGGGATACGCAATCTTCCCTTCAATACCATTTTTCAGTTGTTAGCCTTGCAAAAATCTGATCCTGAAAAATTAAATAAAGCTGATTGGATGCTGACTATACCGGATTATTTGGCGTGGAAGCTCAGCGGAGTTAAGTCTAATGAATGGACCAATGCCAGTTCAACGGGCATCGCTAAGCCCGATGGCTCAGCATGGGATCTTGATCTAATTACTAAGCTTGGTCTTGGTGGTTTGGCTATTTTTGATAAGCCCTTAACTAAGAGTGGGACAGACTTAGCTTGTGTGAGTTCAGAAACCAGTCAATTAACGGGCTTGTCGCCCTCAGTAAAAGTTTTGACTTGTGCGGCTCATGATACGGGCTCTGCCGTTGTGCTGACGCCCCCAGGTGAAGGGCAATTTTTTATTTCATCAGGGACATGGAGTTTGATGGGGATGATTAGTGGCAAAGCTTTGATGAGCCAAGCAGCCAAAGATGCTTTACTCAGCAATGAACTCGCTTGGGATGGTCGAAGCCGTCCCCTAAAAAATATTATGGGGCTTTGGGTTTTACAGAATTGCCGTAGAACATGGAATGAAGAGGGCGGTGCCGCCTGGACTTATCCCGAGTTAGTGGAATTTGCGCGGTCCGCAAAAGATGTAAATTTAGTACTAGATGTGGATGATGAGATCTTTTTTGAGCAGCACAGCAAAGAAAACCCTTACGCCGATCGCGTGATTAAATGGTTTGCTGATCGAGGTGTAGAGCTGACCGATGACGAGGGCAGTATAAGTCGCGCTGTCATGCGAGGGCTCGCTCATGCCTATGGAAAAACCCTCAAGGAATTGGAACAAGTTTCTGGGCAGAAAGCTCAGCAACTTACCATTCTCGGTGGCGGCGGACGCAATCAACTTCTCGTAGAAATGACCCAAGAACTCTGTGATTGCCCCGTTCGTATGGGGGCCTTTGAAGCGACCTCACTTGGCAATGCTGCCATTCAAGCTTACGCATTAGGTTTAATTTCTCGAGAAGCAATAGCCAAGTTATAA
- a CDS encoding GntR family transcriptional regulator has protein sequence MASENNVANSGKLNLSHQVLRHISQKIKDGTLKKGDKLPTNRELVEELGVSILTVQRSMKQLEAQGVVSCRRRLGTFLENPKAMSSPKIQSGLIGLFTPEIFSDFHTDLLIELENSMMNEGKLVSINFTHSKPDRELTLLRSLARQRLESLVYFTSPLVIISESHCRKVSDWINRYIEEGTFVLFADICPPGFESRLISLDNEKATEMLTNKLIQQGHEKIAFVGATHLPTNEARYDGYKIAMEKAGLKVDHECFVDVHIIESKDWQDRVEADVRMLMKKHPEITGFVVDNGPSAVRVHKVMSEIDDLKFEVKDSIASLFEVAEPPFAASAWIQIPGREMGQVASELLMEDHPANYEPGHIKIRPKFWTS, from the coding sequence ATGGCCAGTGAGAATAATGTCGCCAATAGCGGTAAACTCAATTTATCGCATCAGGTTTTGCGTCACATCTCGCAAAAGATCAAAGATGGGACTTTGAAAAAAGGCGATAAGCTCCCAACTAATCGTGAGCTCGTCGAAGAACTGGGAGTTTCTATTCTTACAGTTCAGCGCTCTATGAAGCAGCTGGAAGCTCAAGGAGTGGTCAGTTGTCGTCGTCGTTTGGGGACCTTCTTAGAAAACCCTAAAGCGATGAGCAGTCCCAAGATTCAAAGTGGCCTCATCGGTTTATTTACCCCTGAGATTTTTTCAGATTTCCACACTGACTTGCTCATTGAATTAGAAAATAGCATGATGAATGAAGGTAAATTAGTGAGTATTAATTTTACCCATAGTAAGCCTGATCGCGAACTCACTCTTCTTCGTTCTTTAGCTCGTCAGCGTTTAGAGTCCTTGGTTTATTTCACATCTCCCTTAGTCATTATTTCTGAATCTCATTGCCGCAAGGTGAGTGACTGGATCAATCGCTATATTGAAGAAGGCACTTTTGTGCTCTTTGCCGATATTTGCCCACCCGGATTTGAAAGCCGCCTGATTTCTTTGGATAATGAAAAAGCTACTGAAATGCTCACTAATAAGTTGATTCAGCAGGGGCATGAAAAGATTGCCTTTGTAGGGGCAACTCACCTGCCGACAAATGAGGCCCGCTACGATGGTTATAAAATAGCTATGGAAAAAGCCGGTTTAAAGGTCGATCATGAATGCTTTGTGGATGTTCATATTATTGAAAGTAAGGACTGGCAGGACAGAGTGGAAGCTGATGTTCGAATGCTCATGAAAAAGCACCCGGAAATTACCGGTTTTGTAGTGGATAACGGCCCTTCAGCTGTACGTGTTCATAAAGTCATGTCCGAGATAGATGATCTCAAGTTTGAAGTCAAAGACTCCATTGCTTCGCTTTTTGAGGTTGCTGAACCACCCTTTGCGGCCAGTGCCTGGATCCAAATTCCCGGTAGAGAAATGGGCCAGGTCGCCAGTGAATTACTCATGGAAGATCACCCCGCCAATTATGAGCCGGGACATATAAAAATTCGCCCCAAGTTTTGGACCAGCTAA
- the rhaM gene encoding L-rhamnose mutarotase → MTRVGLKMKLTPGVEAEYKKRHNEIWPELKQKLTELGVYDYVIYLDQETHILFASLKLKENHSADSIPDQEIVKKWWAYMQDIMETKADHSPVEVTLQEVFYMD, encoded by the coding sequence ATGACGAGAGTCGGCTTAAAAATGAAGTTAACTCCGGGGGTTGAAGCGGAGTATAAAAAGCGCCATAACGAAATTTGGCCTGAATTAAAACAAAAACTCACAGAATTAGGGGTGTATGATTATGTGATCTATTTAGATCAAGAGACCCATATTTTGTTTGCGTCTTTAAAACTGAAAGAGAATCATAGTGCAGACTCTATACCCGACCAAGAAATTGTAAAAAAATGGTGGGCTTATATGCAAGATATTATGGAAACTAAGGCTGATCATTCCCCTGTGGAAGTCACTCTTCAAGAAGTTTTTTACATGGACTAA
- a CDS encoding glycoside hydrolase family 38 C-terminal domain-containing protein, which produces MSEQEKKRIHLVCNAHLDPEWLWEWEEGAAAMLGTFRQAAEFCDEYEGEAFIFNHNEVILYRWVEEYEPELFVKIQRLVKEGKWHIMGGWYLQPDCNMTSGESFVRQIMLGRQYFKNKFGKVPTTAINFDPFGHTRGLVQILAKSGYDSYIFCRPEEREMKLEAMDFIWEGYDGSQVMAHRSHDLYLSFLGKASKKVEEVKELCADQDDMMVLWGVGNHGGGASRKDLAMLKDLKEKLSATHEVVHSTPENYFEQLAKRKDSLPVRQNDLNSTLVGCYTTQIRIKQKHRQLENYLFMTEKMSVFAWSKGLMKYPEDELREAMYDLAKAEFHDILPGSSIEAVEEAGLRVMDHGLEILSRVKARAFFALAKGQPRAKEGETPILIYNPHPFPIKTVVECEFQLENQNREDSFTDIFVYQNDQLLPCQVEDEQANLPLDWRKKVSFIVELAPTQMTRVDCREKVIPKQPKPPKISATENYVFDNGEMRVEINPTSGLIDSYIVAGKEMLKKGGAKFLVLHDDEDAWGTDIYEFRNVIGEFTLLSPKRAAKFAGVHVEELQPVRIVENGNARVTVEALFGYGDSYICQRYHLAHQGSELEMETRVHWNEKQRFLKMSLATVDQKPEFYGQVAYGYDRLFEDGRESVAQRWMIVKSEQEDSALSVITDSTYGSDFKDGELRVSMLRSPAYAGMNLFGRKIMKQDRYSPRIDQGHHIYRTWLNASSAEGRFKEIERESIAHNEKPMALAFFPSGKGDLDTEGFIKLSEGTILVTAIKKAEESDDIIIRLFESSGNAENCIVDLPGYNISEELKFGPYEIKTLSLNPQTNEFKEVSLVEVEL; this is translated from the coding sequence ATGTCTGAGCAAGAAAAGAAAAGAATACATTTGGTCTGTAATGCCCATTTAGATCCTGAATGGTTGTGGGAATGGGAAGAGGGAGCGGCTGCGATGCTGGGCACCTTTCGTCAAGCGGCAGAATTTTGTGACGAGTATGAAGGCGAGGCTTTTATTTTTAATCACAACGAAGTGATTCTTTACCGTTGGGTCGAGGAATATGAGCCGGAACTTTTTGTAAAGATTCAGCGTCTCGTCAAAGAGGGTAAGTGGCACATTATGGGAGGCTGGTATTTACAGCCCGACTGCAATATGACTAGTGGTGAATCTTTTGTTCGTCAGATCATGCTGGGACGTCAGTACTTTAAAAATAAATTTGGCAAAGTGCCCACGACCGCAATCAATTTTGATCCCTTTGGCCATACGCGGGGCTTGGTACAGATCTTAGCTAAAAGTGGTTACGATTCCTATATTTTCTGTCGTCCCGAAGAGCGTGAAATGAAACTGGAAGCGATGGACTTTATCTGGGAAGGGTACGATGGCTCACAAGTAATGGCGCACAGAAGCCATGATCTGTATTTATCTTTCTTAGGAAAAGCGAGTAAAAAAGTAGAAGAAGTTAAAGAACTTTGTGCCGATCAAGACGATATGATGGTTCTTTGGGGCGTGGGTAATCACGGTGGTGGAGCTTCTCGTAAGGATTTAGCTATGCTCAAAGATTTGAAGGAAAAGCTGAGCGCTACCCATGAGGTCGTACATTCCACACCTGAGAATTATTTTGAACAGCTCGCAAAACGCAAGGATTCTTTACCCGTTCGTCAAAATGATTTAAATTCAACCTTAGTGGGTTGTTATACAACTCAAATCCGCATTAAGCAAAAGCACCGTCAATTAGAAAATTATTTATTCATGACTGAGAAGATGTCGGTCTTTGCTTGGTCAAAAGGCTTGATGAAATATCCTGAAGATGAATTGCGTGAGGCCATGTATGATTTAGCTAAAGCGGAATTTCACGACATTTTGCCTGGTTCATCCATTGAGGCAGTAGAGGAAGCTGGTTTGCGGGTCATGGACCACGGTTTAGAGATTTTGTCTCGGGTTAAAGCTAGGGCATTCTTTGCACTTGCAAAGGGGCAGCCAAGAGCTAAAGAGGGTGAAACCCCCATATTGATTTACAATCCCCATCCCTTTCCAATCAAGACAGTCGTGGAATGTGAATTTCAGTTAGAAAATCAAAATCGTGAAGATTCCTTTACCGATATTTTTGTTTATCAGAATGATCAGCTTCTGCCTTGTCAGGTAGAGGATGAACAAGCCAATTTACCGCTGGACTGGCGCAAAAAGGTTTCTTTTATCGTTGAGTTAGCACCGACTCAAATGACTCGTGTTGATTGTCGTGAAAAAGTGATTCCTAAACAGCCCAAACCGCCAAAAATTTCGGCAACAGAGAATTATGTTTTTGACAATGGTGAAATGCGAGTTGAGATAAATCCTACAAGTGGTTTGATTGATAGCTACATTGTAGCAGGAAAAGAAATGCTCAAGAAAGGAGGTGCAAAATTTCTTGTTCTTCACGATGATGAAGATGCCTGGGGAACCGATATTTATGAATTTAGAAATGTAATTGGTGAATTCACTTTACTATCGCCTAAACGTGCGGCTAAATTTGCAGGTGTTCATGTAGAGGAACTTCAACCCGTCAGGATTGTTGAAAATGGTAATGCTAGAGTTACCGTCGAAGCTTTATTCGGTTACGGTGATTCTTATATTTGTCAAAGGTACCATTTAGCGCATCAAGGTTCTGAGCTTGAAATGGAGACTCGTGTTCATTGGAATGAAAAACAGCGCTTCCTCAAGATGTCATTAGCTACAGTTGATCAAAAACCTGAATTCTATGGTCAGGTTGCCTATGGCTATGATCGCTTATTCGAAGATGGCCGTGAGTCGGTAGCCCAGCGTTGGATGATCGTTAAGTCTGAACAAGAAGATTCAGCTCTTTCGGTCATTACAGACAGTACTTATGGCTCCGATTTTAAAGATGGTGAGCTACGTGTTTCCATGTTGCGTTCCCCGGCTTATGCGGGCATGAACCTCTTTGGTCGTAAAATCATGAAGCAGGATCGGTATTCGCCAAGAATTGATCAGGGGCACCATATTTATAGAACCTGGCTCAACGCCTCTTCAGCAGAAGGGCGCTTTAAAGAAATCGAAAGAGAGTCTATAGCCCATAACGAAAAGCCCATGGCATTGGCCTTCTTCCCTTCAGGAAAAGGTGATTTAGATACTGAAGGCTTTATTAAATTGAGTGAAGGCACAATTTTAGTCACGGCGATTAAAAAAGCAGAAGAGAGCGACGATATAATTATTCGTCTCTTTGAATCGTCCGGCAATGCTGAAAATTGTATTGTTGACCTGCCGGGGTACAATATTAGTGAAGAGCTGAAATTTGGTCCCTACGAAATTAAAACTTTGAGTCTGAATCCACAAACAAATGAGTTTAAGGAAGTCAGTCTTGTGGAAGTGGAACTTTAA
- a CDS encoding ATP-binding protein, with protein sequence MFNRTVCRELEQWRKRADRKPLILRGARQVGKTSAVNIFSESFDQYIYLNLENKEELDLFDHKLPVDELFEAILLTKNIEVNGGSMLLFIDEIQNSPAAIAILRYFFEHLPQLHVVAAGSLLETYISASHISFPVGRVEFQFMHPLTFEEFLEATGEKAALNAYSTTPVPRFSVAKLFDLFHTYTLLGGMPEVIAHYITKRSITSLNSTYQNLLLSYIDDAGKYAKNSTLNKVLKHVIQTAPFEASKRIKLGGFGNSNYKAREVGEAVKALESAMLVKRLYPSVSLELPIIPDFKKHPKLQFLDTGLVNYFVGLQQHYLLKEDLHGFYKGLMAEHIVAQELIAGQTNQLQKLCFWVRESARSNAEVDFLIQHRTELIPIEVKSGAVGSLKSLHLFIDETACKCAVRLSASGLKVESCVTPNGKEFTLINLPYFLTAKITDYLDLYDG encoded by the coding sequence ATGTTTAACAGAACGGTCTGCAGGGAATTGGAACAATGGCGTAAGAGAGCTGACCGAAAACCACTGATTCTTCGTGGGGCACGGCAAGTTGGTAAAACCTCAGCTGTAAATATTTTTTCAGAGTCATTCGATCAATACATATATCTCAACTTGGAAAACAAAGAAGAGCTTGATTTATTTGATCATAAGTTGCCTGTAGATGAATTATTTGAGGCTATTTTATTGACAAAGAATATTGAGGTCAATGGTGGTAGCATGCTGCTTTTTATCGACGAAATTCAGAACTCGCCAGCTGCTATTGCGATTCTACGCTATTTTTTTGAGCACTTGCCCCAGCTGCATGTGGTTGCAGCTGGATCATTACTAGAAACATATATTTCCGCCAGCCATATCAGCTTCCCGGTAGGCAGAGTTGAGTTTCAATTTATGCACCCCTTAACATTTGAGGAGTTTCTTGAAGCAACAGGAGAGAAGGCCGCATTAAATGCTTATTCGACAACTCCGGTTCCACGATTTTCTGTAGCAAAGCTATTTGATTTATTCCACACATACACATTACTTGGTGGTATGCCCGAGGTAATAGCACACTATATCACTAAGCGTTCTATTACTTCTCTTAATTCGACATATCAAAACCTCCTGCTTTCATATATTGATGATGCCGGCAAGTATGCAAAAAATAGTACACTTAATAAAGTCCTTAAGCATGTAATTCAAACAGCCCCTTTTGAAGCTTCTAAACGAATCAAATTGGGAGGGTTTGGGAACTCTAACTATAAAGCAAGAGAAGTGGGTGAAGCAGTCAAAGCTCTAGAAAGTGCAATGCTTGTAAAGCGGCTTTATCCAAGTGTTTCACTTGAACTTCCAATTATACCAGACTTTAAAAAACATCCTAAATTGCAGTTCCTTGACACAGGTCTGGTGAACTATTTCGTTGGATTACAACAGCACTACCTGCTTAAAGAAGATCTGCACGGCTTCTATAAAGGATTGATGGCTGAACATATTGTGGCACAGGAGCTAATAGCGGGACAAACTAATCAACTTCAGAAGCTCTGTTTCTGGGTTCGAGAAAGTGCTCGTTCTAATGCTGAAGTTGATTTTCTCATTCAGCATCGCACAGAGCTTATCCCCATAGAAGTTAAGTCCGGGGCTGTTGGTTCGTTAAAGTCGCTTCATCTTTTCATTGATGAGACTGCTTGCAAGTGTGCTGTGAGATTATCTGCGTCAGGATTAAAGGTGGAAAGCTGTGTAACTCCCAATGGTAAGGAATTTACCTTAATTAATCTACCTTATTTTTTGACTGCAAAAATAACTGATTACCTTGATCTTTACGATGGATAA